The Apium graveolens cultivar Ventura chromosome 11, ASM990537v1, whole genome shotgun sequence genome has a window encoding:
- the LOC141696955 gene encoding ras-related protein Rab11D: MAGYRGEDEYDYLFKLVLIGDSGVGKSNLLSRFTRNEFNLESKSTIGVEFATKSLNVDAKVIKAQIWDTAGQERYRAITSAYYRGAVGALLVYDVTRNITFENIERWLKELRGHTDPNIVVMLIGNKSDLRHLVAVSTEDAKAFAEKESLYFMETSALEATNVENAFQEVLSQIYHIVSKKAVETGDEASASSLPSKGETINVKDDSSAPKKFGCCSS; encoded by the exons atggcTGGATACAGAGGTGAAGATGAGTATGATTACTTGTTCAAGTTGGTTTTAATAGGTGATTCAGGTGTGGGTAAATCAAATCTGCTTTCAAGATTCACTAGAAATGAGTTTAATCTTGAATCAAAGTCAACTATTGGTGTTGAATTTGCTACCAAGAGTCTTAATGTTGATGCCAAAGTCATCAAAGCTCAAATCTGGGACACTGCTGGCCAGGAAAG GTACCGTGCCATTACCAGTGCTTATTATCGTGGAGCTGTTGGTGCTCTTCTTGTGTACGATGTCACTCGAAATATCACTTTTGAGAATATTGAGAGGTGGTTGAAAGAGTTGAGAGGTCATACAGACCCCAACATTGTAGTAATGCTGATTGGCAATAAATCAGATCTTCGGCACCTTGTTGCTGTTTCAACTGAGGATGCAAAAGCTTTTGCAGAGAAGGAATCTCTTTACTTTATGGAGACATCTGCACTAGAGGCAACCAATGTAGAAAATGCTTTTCAGGAAGTTCTCTCACAGATATATCACATCGTCAGCAAGAAGGCAGTTGAAACTGGGGATGAAGCATCTGCTTCTTCTCTTCCATCCAAAGGAGAGACCATTAATGTCAAAGATGATTCTTCCGCTCCCAAGAAATTTGGTTGTTGCTCAAGTTAG
- the LOC141695407 gene encoding uncharacterized protein LOC141695407 translates to MASRKLCPYFQAHKIEVLKNQPLRNIIHSPKAGGRLNKWAIELGEFDIKHKPRTTIKSQALADFMVECTISDQEVGGQEYTVPQDTKGNKGNKEEDAKEKEFWVLYFDGASKTNLSRAGLVLHSTDGFLIEYAMKLDFSTINNEAEYEALIAGLGLARTLRVKNLKVCGDSKLAVSQVKEEFEARDETMAKYVRLVRAVMTQFDECHVEHIPREENSKADALSKFSSSEIEKSSGSVYFHILKTRSIDVKLVAPIVPGTSWINLIKAHLQTGWLPSDVVKARKLSVRALRYSLMEFFTKGLS, encoded by the coding sequence ATGGCCTCAAGGAAGTTGtgtccttacttccaagctcataagaTCGAGGTTCTAAAAAATCAGCctttgagaaacatcattcacagtcccaaagCCGGTGGGAGGCTGAATAAATGGGCCATAGaactgggagaattcgacatcaagcACAAGCCGCGAACGACAATAAAATCCCAAGCGTTGGCTGACTTCATGGTAGAATGTACCATATccgaccaagaagtcgggggccaGGAATATACTGTACCTCAAGACACGAAAGGTAATAAAGGAAACAAAGAAGAGGACGCTAAGGAGAAAGAGttctgggttctctattttgatggggcatcaaaaacaaatttaaGTCGAGCAGGGCTGGTGCTACATAGCACCGACGGTttcttaattgaatatgctatgaagttagatttcTCAACTATAAATAACGAAGCAGAATACGAAGCTCtaatagctggccttggcctgGCAAGGACATTGAGGGTCAAAAACTTGAAAGTCTGTGGAGATTCGAAGCTTGCCGTATCCCAGGTCAAGGAGGAGTTCGAAGCAAGAGACGAGACTATGGCGAAGTACGTACGCCTAGtgagggctgtgatgacccagtttgatgaatgtcatgttgagcaTATTCCAAGAGAGGAGAATTCTAAGGCGGATGCACTATCTAAGTTTTCCTCATCGGAGATAGAGAAAAGTTCAGGGAGTGTATACTTCCACATTTTGAAAacacgaagcattgatgttaagcttgtagcccctaTAGTGCCGGGGACATCATGGATAAATCTTATTAAGGCTCATCTACAAACCGGATGGCTCCCTAGTGATGTTGTGAAAGCAAGAAAGTTGTCTGTAAGAGCCTTAAGATATTCTCTGATGGAATTCTTTACAAAAGGTCTTTCGTAA